The Sandaracinaceae bacterium genome contains a region encoding:
- a CDS encoding ferritin-like domain-containing protein: MAQVDLDKMLTKIKATQWGLLDVDWGAPGAERITPEQWPKLKEFMADLMWIEHVGARGFAAMAKTAPTPTLREIYTYFHAEEQRHANAEMALMKRWGMLDGDALPEPNINLRLVIEWLDKYADEMPFYVLGAVIPMLEIALDGALCRFLLDTVDDPVCHAAFERINGDEARHLAVGFTVMEQQGVGKTTLGLMKMCAPMVDPRLMLGVAVYVPLLNKMRDNIVALGLPEKRLYDVMEKFGRIGGRTAEGRRNPWFQAIKQHARWVTDRRNKLYHVPVDAAVRVTAQIPKEALPPVPTWVHELTWRPAA; this comes from the coding sequence ATGGCGCAGGTTGATCTCGACAAGATGCTCACCAAGATCAAGGCCACCCAGTGGGGCCTGCTGGACGTGGACTGGGGCGCGCCCGGCGCCGAGCGCATCACGCCCGAGCAGTGGCCCAAGCTGAAGGAGTTCATGGCCGACCTGATGTGGATCGAACACGTCGGCGCGCGCGGCTTCGCGGCCATGGCGAAGACGGCGCCCACCCCGACGTTGCGCGAGATCTACACCTACTTCCACGCGGAAGAGCAGCGCCACGCCAACGCGGAGATGGCGCTCATGAAGCGCTGGGGCATGCTGGACGGGGACGCGCTGCCCGAGCCCAACATCAACCTGCGGCTGGTGATCGAGTGGCTGGACAAGTACGCGGACGAGATGCCGTTCTACGTGCTGGGGGCCGTCATCCCCATGCTGGAGATCGCGCTGGACGGGGCGCTGTGCCGCTTCTTGCTGGACACCGTGGACGACCCGGTCTGTCACGCGGCGTTCGAGCGCATCAACGGCGACGAGGCGCGCCACCTGGCGGTGGGCTTCACGGTCATGGAGCAGCAGGGCGTGGGCAAGACCACGCTCGGGCTGATGAAGATGTGCGCGCCCATGGTGGACCCGAGGCTCATGCTCGGTGTGGCCGTCTACGTGCCGCTGCTGAACAAGATGCGCGACAACATTGTCGCGCTGGGGCTGCCCGAGAAGCGCCTCTACGACGTGATGGAGAAGTTCGGGCGCATTGGTGGGCGCACCGCCGAGGGGCGCCGCAACCCGTGGTTTCAGGCCATCAAGCAGCACGCGCGCTGGGTGACCGACCGCCGCAACAAGCTCTACCACGTGCCGGTGGACGCGGCGGTGCGGGTCACGGCGCAGATCCCGAAGGAGGCGCTGCCGCCCGTGCCCACGTGGGTGCACGAGCTCACCTGGAGGCCGGCCGCGTGA
- a CDS encoding SDR family NAD(P)-dependent oxidoreductase gives MSRTKLTKNSSAVVTGAGSGIGRAFALQLAQRGGRVVCSDLNLASAEETVAMIQKKGGHALALACDVSQLEQVEALAEKSERWLGNPVDLVVNNAGVGIGGRPIGEIPIEDWHWTVGVNLWGVVHGCHVFAPRLRALGRGGIINVCSAASFAAAPMMGPYNVTKAAVLALSETLRAELVGTDVHVTALCPTFVKTNIVRDGRIPENTSKLGSQLMAWTGVSPEGVVKKTLDALDGDRLYVLPQLEARLIWRMKRLAPRAYNRGSGVLGRAFGPRPSPTHANGGAHGAG, from the coding sequence ATGTCCCGAACCAAGCTCACCAAGAACTCCTCGGCGGTCGTCACGGGCGCCGGAAGCGGCATCGGCCGCGCCTTCGCGCTCCAGCTCGCTCAGCGTGGGGGGCGCGTCGTGTGCTCCGACCTGAACCTCGCCAGCGCGGAGGAGACCGTCGCCATGATCCAGAAGAAGGGCGGCCACGCGCTCGCCCTGGCCTGCGACGTGTCCCAGCTGGAGCAGGTGGAGGCCCTCGCCGAAAAATCCGAACGATGGCTCGGAAACCCGGTGGACCTCGTGGTCAACAACGCCGGCGTGGGCATCGGCGGGCGCCCCATCGGGGAGATCCCCATCGAGGACTGGCACTGGACGGTGGGCGTCAACCTGTGGGGCGTGGTGCACGGCTGCCACGTCTTCGCGCCGCGCCTGCGCGCCCTCGGCCGCGGCGGCATCATCAACGTCTGCTCTGCGGCCAGCTTCGCGGCGGCGCCCATGATGGGCCCCTACAACGTCACCAAGGCGGCCGTCCTCGCGCTGTCCGAGACGCTGCGCGCCGAGCTGGTGGGCACCGACGTGCACGTCACCGCGTTGTGTCCGACGTTCGTGAAGACCAACATCGTGCGCGACGGACGCATCCCGGAGAACACCTCGAAGCTGGGCAGTCAGCTGATGGCGTGGACCGGCGTGTCGCCCGAGGGCGTGGTCAAGAAGACGCTCGACGCGCTGGACGGTGACCGCCTGTACGTGCTGCCGCAGCTCGAGGCGCGGCTCATCTGGCGCATGAAGCGCCTCGCCCCGCGTGCCTACAACCGCGGGTCGGGCGTGCTCGGGCGGGCCTTCGGGCCGCGTCCTTCCCCCACCCACGCGAACGGAGGTGCCCATGGCGCAGGTTGA